GTCCGCGTAGTAGACGAGCTGATTACATGAGTCCAGGAACCTGCCTTCGGCGATGACCTTGGGCAGGCCCCGGGGATGCTGGATGATCGCCAACCGCTCGCTGGACCGGGTTGTCAGCAAGACCGGCGTGACGGAGGGAAGCACGTCGAGCGAGATGAGCGCATAGTCGGGGTCGAACGATTGCTCGATGACAGTGCCCTCGGTCATCAGCGGGTCGCCGTCGGGCGCGTCCTCGAAGTTGAAGACCAGCAGCGACCGGTCCCCGAGCCCGACACAGTGCCCCGCGGTCAACACCACCGGTCCCGCGCTCGCTTCAATCAGCGTTCCGGTGCAGCGTCCGTCGATCATGACGACTGCGTCTTCCCGGTCCTGGATGTCAGCGAACTCGCCCTGGTAGCTGTTGATGGGGGTGAAATCGAGGGTCGGACCGCACTGCCAGAGACTACTCACCTCCGGTGTCCGCGGATTCTCGCAGACCGGAGGATCCGCGGGCACCGCATCTCCACAGGCCACAACGCCCAGGAGTACGGTGCCCGCGAGGAGCGGGCCCCACAGAGTCATGGATGGACCAGGGGGCTGTCGCGCCATCTCTCAGTAGAGGTAGTTCAGCGCGGTGATGTCAGAGCTGGTCCACTCGCCGGTCTC
This is a stretch of genomic DNA from Archangium violaceum. It encodes these proteins:
- a CDS encoding trypsin-like serine peptidase, translating into MARQPPGPSMTLWGPLLAGTVLLGVVACGDAVPADPPVCENPRTPEVSSLWQCGPTLDFTPINSYQGEFADIQDREDAVVMIDGRCTGTLIEASAGPVVLTAGHCVGLGDRSLLVFNFEDAPDGDPLMTEGTVIEQSFDPDYALISLDVLPSVTPVLLTTRSSERLAIIQHPRGLPKVIAEGRFLDSCNQLVYYADLDTLVGSSGAGVLNRQGHLLGVHTDGDCDETGRGTNRGWTAEVIVEASPYLQSADIAER